A portion of the Punica granatum isolate Tunisia-2019 chromosome 7, ASM765513v2, whole genome shotgun sequence genome contains these proteins:
- the LOC116214796 gene encoding TPR repeat-containing thioredoxin TTL1 isoform X1, with protein MSHSGKPELGLDGLSDRFRDSMSCEVNKPDFREIDLGSPVSPLRTRQSGLITTTTTSSSSSSSGSVSGRPGLGPAPRRSDAGQNSHSGELSGSSENSPTAGSGKTIRSFGSGPVRSESVSTYPTAYSGQSSVNSPPLNVLPTGNICPSGRILKTGMATSRTSRTDVLGSGTGNYGHGSIMRGGGSSVGPMKVEPVPTSSRGVYGHGGETARRAIAAVSDPEELKKAGNEHYKKGQFLEALGLYDKAISISPGNVAYRSNRAAALMGLGRMGEAVRECEVAVNLDPKYWRAHQRLASLFIRLGQVENARKHLYVYGQKPEPVELPKLQAVEKHLCKCADARKVGDWKSALREADATIAAGADFSPQLFMCRVEALLKLHQLEEAESSIKNVPKLASYIDSCAQTQFFGMLSEAYPMFVRAQMEMALGRFDAAVSAAERAGQIDAQNFEVSGFLRNVRLIARARARGNDLFKSERFTEACSAYGEGLKLDPSNSILYCNRAACWFKLGLWERSIEDCNHALHIQPNYWKALLRRAASNSKLERWADAVRDYEVLRRELPDDNEVAESLFHAQVALKKSLGEEVVNMQFGGDVEEVSSVEQFKAAISLPGLKLLMDSQVIYLSDFLCNIKMWRITGVSVVHFKASASQQCKQMAAFLDTLCSRYPSINFLKVDIEECQAVASAENVRIVPTFKIYKNGNRVKEIICPSRDVLEHSVRHYSL; from the exons ATGTCGCACTCCGGTAAGCCTGAGCTCGGCCTTGACGGTCTGTCGGATCGTTTCCGCGACTCAATGAGCTGCGAAGTGAACAAGCCTGATTTCCGCGAAATCGATCTCGGCTCGCCCGTCTCCCCTCTGCGGACTCGTCAGAGCGGGCTCATCACCACTACCACCACCAGCAGCAGCTCCAGCTCGTCCGGATCCGTCTCCGGCCGGCCCGGCCTGGGTCCTGCTCCGAGGCGGTCAGATGCTGGCCAGAACAGCCACTCCGGCGAGCTCTCCGGCTCCAGTGAGAACAGCCCCACGGCCGGATCCGGCAAGACCATACGGAGTTTCGGGTCGGGTCCGGTGAGATCCGAATCCGTGAGCACCTACCCAACGGCTTACTCGGGACAGAGCTCTGTCAATTCTCCGCCACTGAACGTCCTTCCCACCGGCAACATCTGTCCATCTGGTCGGATCCTTAAGACGGGCATGGCCACAAGCCGAACTTCTAGGACGGACGTTCTGGGCTCAGGCACGGGCAATTACGGACACGGGAGCATAATGCGGGGTGGGGGAAGCAGTGTGGGCCCTATGAAAGTGGAGCCAGTTCCAACTAGTTCCCGAGGTGTTTATGGCCATGGAGGAGAGACAGCTAGGCGGGCTATTGCGGCCGTATCGGATCCAGAAGAGCTGAAGAAGGCAGGGAACGAGCATTATAAGAAGGGACAATTTTTGGAAGCTTTGGGACTTTATGATAAAGCCATCTCGATTTCACCGGGCAATGTAGCCTACCGGAGCAACAGGGCAGCTGCCCTTATGGGTCTCGGGCGGATGGGAGAGGCAGTGAGGGAGTGTGAAGTGGCGGTGAACTTGGATCCCAAGTACTGGAGGGCGCATCAGAGATTGGCATCTCTGTTTATTAG ACTAGGGCAGGTAGAAAATGCCAGGAAGCACCTATATGTCTATGGACAGAAACCTGAGCCGGTTGAGCTTCCTAAGCTACAGGCAGTAGAAAAGCACCTGTGCAAATGTGCTGATGCGCGGAAAGTTGGTGACtggaaaagtgcattgaggGAGGCTGATGCTACAATTGCTGCTGGAGCAGACTTCTCTCCTCAG CTCTTTATGTGTAGAGTCGAAGCCCTTCTGAAGCTTCACCAACTTGAAGAAGCTGAATCAAGCATAAAGAATGTTCCTAAGTTAGCATCATATATTGATTCGTGCGCGCAAACACAGTTCTTTGGAATGCTTTCTGAAGCATATCCTATGTTTGTCCGTGCCCAGATGGAGATGGCCCTGGGAAG GTTCGATGCTGCAGTTTCTGCGGCTGAGAGAGCTGGACAAATTGATGCTCAAAACTTTGAAGTTTCAGGATTTCTAAGAAATGTCAGGTTGATAGCTAGAGCTCGGGCCCGTGGAAATGATCTCTTCAAATCTGAAAGGTTCACTGAAGCTTGCTCAGCATATGGAGAGGGCCTCAAGCTCGATCCTTCGAACTCTATTCTCTATTGTAACAGAGCAGCCTGTTGGTTTAAGCTCGGTCTCTGGGAAAGGTCCATAGAGGATTGCAACCATGCCTTGCACATTCAACCCAATTACTGGAAAGCTCTTCTCAGGAGGGCTGCCTCGAACAGCAAA CTGGAAAGGTGGGCAGATGCTGTGAGAGACTATGAAGTTCTTAGAAGGGAGCTTCCTGATGACAACGAAGTAGCCGAATCTCTTTTCCATGCTCAAGTTGCATTGAAGAAGTCGCTCGGAGAAGAGGTAGTCAACATGCAGTTTGGTGGTGATGTGGAAGAAGTATCAAGTGTTGAACAGTTCAAGGCTGCAATCTCTCTACCAGGTTTGAAGCTACTGATGGATTCGCAGGTGATTTATCTGTCCGATTTTCTATGCAATATTAAGATGTGGAGAATTACAGGGGTTTCTGTGGTGCACTTCAAAGCATCGGCGAGCCAGCAATGCAAACAGATGGCAGCTTTTCTGGATACTCTCTGCAGTCGCTACCCGTCGATAAACTTTCTCAAG GTGGACATTGAAGAATGCCAGGCAGTTGCGAGCGCGGAGAATGTGAGGATTGTACCCACATTCAAGATATACAAAAATGGTAACAGAGTGAAAGAGATCATCTGCCCGAGCCGGGACGTGCTAGAGCATTCGGTGAGGCATTATAGCTTGTAG
- the LOC116214796 gene encoding TPR repeat-containing thioredoxin TTL1 isoform X2 has translation MSHSGKPELGLDGLSDRFRDSMSCEVNKPDFREIDLGSPVSPLRTRQSGLITTTTTSSSSSSSGSVSGRPGLGPAPRRSDAGQNSHSGELSGSSENSPTAGSGKTIRSFGSGPVRSESVSTYPTAYSGQSSVNSPPLNVLPTGNICPSGRILKTGMATSRTSRTDVLGSGTGNYGHGSIMRGGGSSVGPMKVEPVPTSSRGVYGHGGETARRAIAAVSDPEELKKAGNEHYKKGQFLEALGLYDKAISISPGNVAYRSNRAAALMGLGRMGEAVRECEVAVNLDPKYWRAHQRLASLFIRLGQVENARKHLYVYGQKPEPVELPKLQAVEKHLCKCADARKVGDWKSALREADATIAAGADFSPQLFMCRVEALLKLHQLEEAESSIKNVPKLASYIDSCAQTQFFGMLSEAYPMFVRAQMEMALGRFDAAVSAAERAGQIDAQNFEVSGFLRNVRLIARARARGNDLFKSERFTEACSAYGEGLKLDPSNSILYCNRAACWFKLGLWERSIEDCNHALHIQPNYWKALLRRAASNSKLERWADAVRDYEVLRRELPDDNEVAESLFHAQVALKKSLGEEVVNMQFGGDVEEVSSVEQFKAAISLPGVSVVHFKASASQQCKQMAAFLDTLCSRYPSINFLKVDIEECQAVASAENVRIVPTFKIYKNGNRVKEIICPSRDVLEHSVRHYSL, from the exons ATGTCGCACTCCGGTAAGCCTGAGCTCGGCCTTGACGGTCTGTCGGATCGTTTCCGCGACTCAATGAGCTGCGAAGTGAACAAGCCTGATTTCCGCGAAATCGATCTCGGCTCGCCCGTCTCCCCTCTGCGGACTCGTCAGAGCGGGCTCATCACCACTACCACCACCAGCAGCAGCTCCAGCTCGTCCGGATCCGTCTCCGGCCGGCCCGGCCTGGGTCCTGCTCCGAGGCGGTCAGATGCTGGCCAGAACAGCCACTCCGGCGAGCTCTCCGGCTCCAGTGAGAACAGCCCCACGGCCGGATCCGGCAAGACCATACGGAGTTTCGGGTCGGGTCCGGTGAGATCCGAATCCGTGAGCACCTACCCAACGGCTTACTCGGGACAGAGCTCTGTCAATTCTCCGCCACTGAACGTCCTTCCCACCGGCAACATCTGTCCATCTGGTCGGATCCTTAAGACGGGCATGGCCACAAGCCGAACTTCTAGGACGGACGTTCTGGGCTCAGGCACGGGCAATTACGGACACGGGAGCATAATGCGGGGTGGGGGAAGCAGTGTGGGCCCTATGAAAGTGGAGCCAGTTCCAACTAGTTCCCGAGGTGTTTATGGCCATGGAGGAGAGACAGCTAGGCGGGCTATTGCGGCCGTATCGGATCCAGAAGAGCTGAAGAAGGCAGGGAACGAGCATTATAAGAAGGGACAATTTTTGGAAGCTTTGGGACTTTATGATAAAGCCATCTCGATTTCACCGGGCAATGTAGCCTACCGGAGCAACAGGGCAGCTGCCCTTATGGGTCTCGGGCGGATGGGAGAGGCAGTGAGGGAGTGTGAAGTGGCGGTGAACTTGGATCCCAAGTACTGGAGGGCGCATCAGAGATTGGCATCTCTGTTTATTAG ACTAGGGCAGGTAGAAAATGCCAGGAAGCACCTATATGTCTATGGACAGAAACCTGAGCCGGTTGAGCTTCCTAAGCTACAGGCAGTAGAAAAGCACCTGTGCAAATGTGCTGATGCGCGGAAAGTTGGTGACtggaaaagtgcattgaggGAGGCTGATGCTACAATTGCTGCTGGAGCAGACTTCTCTCCTCAG CTCTTTATGTGTAGAGTCGAAGCCCTTCTGAAGCTTCACCAACTTGAAGAAGCTGAATCAAGCATAAAGAATGTTCCTAAGTTAGCATCATATATTGATTCGTGCGCGCAAACACAGTTCTTTGGAATGCTTTCTGAAGCATATCCTATGTTTGTCCGTGCCCAGATGGAGATGGCCCTGGGAAG GTTCGATGCTGCAGTTTCTGCGGCTGAGAGAGCTGGACAAATTGATGCTCAAAACTTTGAAGTTTCAGGATTTCTAAGAAATGTCAGGTTGATAGCTAGAGCTCGGGCCCGTGGAAATGATCTCTTCAAATCTGAAAGGTTCACTGAAGCTTGCTCAGCATATGGAGAGGGCCTCAAGCTCGATCCTTCGAACTCTATTCTCTATTGTAACAGAGCAGCCTGTTGGTTTAAGCTCGGTCTCTGGGAAAGGTCCATAGAGGATTGCAACCATGCCTTGCACATTCAACCCAATTACTGGAAAGCTCTTCTCAGGAGGGCTGCCTCGAACAGCAAA CTGGAAAGGTGGGCAGATGCTGTGAGAGACTATGAAGTTCTTAGAAGGGAGCTTCCTGATGACAACGAAGTAGCCGAATCTCTTTTCCATGCTCAAGTTGCATTGAAGAAGTCGCTCGGAGAAGAGGTAGTCAACATGCAGTTTGGTGGTGATGTGGAAGAAGTATCAAGTGTTGAACAGTTCAAGGCTGCAATCTCTCTACCAG GGGTTTCTGTGGTGCACTTCAAAGCATCGGCGAGCCAGCAATGCAAACAGATGGCAGCTTTTCTGGATACTCTCTGCAGTCGCTACCCGTCGATAAACTTTCTCAAG GTGGACATTGAAGAATGCCAGGCAGTTGCGAGCGCGGAGAATGTGAGGATTGTACCCACATTCAAGATATACAAAAATGGTAACAGAGTGAAAGAGATCATCTGCCCGAGCCGGGACGTGCTAGAGCATTCGGTGAGGCATTATAGCTTGTAG